The sequence CGCGGCGCCGAGCAGCTCCTCGGGGGAGGTGGTGCCCTTCTCCGACTCCTCGGAGCGGGCCTTCCAGCTGAGGTCGAAGGTGCCGAGCTGCGAGGTGTCCAAGGTGGTGGTCCCGGAGCCTGCGAGCAGATCGCCCTTCCAGGCGGTGGAGGCGTTGCTGACGACGGTGCGGGGCATGGTGACTCCTTCGGTCGAGGGTCGCGCCCGCGCTCCTGCGGGGCGCTCCTGCCACGCTAGCCCGGACCGCTCCCCACGTCGATGCCTGGTCGATCCGAGGTCGAGGGGCCGGGAGCCGCTGGCCGCCGTGCGCCGGCGGCGGGGCGCGGACGGCGGTCCCGGGGTCTCAGCCGGCGTCGTCGAGGGTGACCCGTCCCGCGCAGATCCCCGTGATCTCCAGGCGCACGCCGTCGATCTCGAGCACGTCGCCCACCTGCTGGGCCATGAACACACGGTCCCTGCCGGGCAGGTCGCTGGGCGGGGAGGTCTGCCAGGCGATGTTGGCGACGGGGGGAGTGGCCGTGTGGTCGACGACATTCGCGGTCAGCGAGATCCGCCCGCCGGAGCCGGTCGTCGGCGCGGCTGCCCCGTCCGGCCCTTCGACGCCTTCGCGGAGCTGGTAGGCATAGGTGTCGGGGCAGGTCATCGCATCCTCCTCGGGTTCACCCTCGGGCCCATCGGTCCCAGGGGCGACGGGGTCGTCGGGGGTGCACGCGGCGAGGCCGAGGAGCACCGGGACCATCACCAGGTCACGTCGTCGCACAGGCCCTCCTCAGTACGTCCCGGCGCCGCTGAAGTAGTCATCGAACTCCTCCGGGGTGAGCACGAGCGGCGGCTTGTCGGGGCCGTGCGGGTTGGAGAACTCATAGTAGGTGGTGCCGTCCGCCGTATAGGAGTCGGTGAGGACGAAGACGTGGTTGGTGACGTAGGCGGGGTCGCCCTTCGCCGTATCGGTCGCACTGTCCGAGTTCGGTGTCAGCACCGCCACCGGCGCGCCGTCGCGGTCGTACGTCGCCGCGAGGTCCTGCACGTCCACGGAATCGACGGAGCCTTCGGGCGTCAGATACGGGGCGGCCTGGTCCCAGCCCCCGACGATGGCCTCGTACTGGCCGGGGTCGTAGGCGCTGTCGTCCTGGAAGCTGGCCGCCATGGCCTTCTCCACGTATGCGACCCACAGCGCCGAGGAGTCGCCGTCGCCGAAGTCGGCACCACCGGGGCCCGCGTAGGCGCCCTGGTAGCTGCCATCCGACCGCATCGGGAGATCGTCGGTGACCGTCACATCCCGCGGGTTGCCCGCGTGGTCGTAGAGGGTCACGGTGACGGTCCCGTCCCCGTTGTCGACCACGTGCTCGGCGGGCCAGGAGGGGTCCTCGTGCACGACGGCCAGCAGATTCGCGAGCATCCAGCAGTCCCCGTAGCCCTGCTGGTTCACGTCCATCCACGGCGCGTACTCGACGTCCTCCGCGCCCGGGTTGTCCGCGCGCTCACGTCGGTACTGGTCGAGGATCTGCTGCTGGACCTCCTCGGACGGCAGGATCGGGGCGTCGCCGGGATCCCCGTACTCGGGGGTGCCCTCGGGAACCGTCCCGCGGTCCTCGTCGTCCACGTAGGTGGTCGTGTCGGGCTGGGACTCCGGGAACGCGGCATGGATCTTGTCCCGGAGCCTGGGATCTGCGTCGCGCAGGGCGTCCGACCAGGTCTCGATGTACGTCCAGTCGTCGCTGCCGCCGAACAGCCGCCATGCCCTGCCATGTGCGCGCAGCGCGTCGGCGAAGGCGGTGAGATCGGCGGTCGAGGAGCGGTTCAGGAAGTCGCTGAGCTGCTCGGGCGGAGCTCGCGCAGACGTCCGGCGAGCTCGTCGGCCGCCTCGCCCTGGCTCATCGCGAACGGGTTCCAGCGGAAACTGTCGTCCCCGGCCTGGTCCAGCAGGTCGGAGAGCTCCTCGTACTCCTCGTCGGTGAGCACCTCTGCGATGTCGTCATGATGCTCGACAGGGGGTTCCTGCTCAGTGTCATGGGGTGGGACCGGGGAGCGGCCGTCCCCGCCCTGGGCCTCGCCCTCGGCGGCGCTTCCCTCGGCACCGTCGGCAGCGCTGGCGGCGTCCTGCTCCTCGGCGTGGTGGGAGGCCTGTGCGCCTCGGTCCTCCAGATCTGCGCAGGCGGCGTCGATGTCGCCCGCCAACGCTCTCCACCGCTGCCGGAAGTCCTCGGCATCGGGGCCCGTCCAGCCGGCCGAGCCCACGGCGGCGTCGATCCGGCCCCGAGCCTCACGGAGCGTGCGTGCGCTCCGTCCGCTGTGCACGCCGAAGGCGTCCAGCGCGCGAGTGTCTGCTCCACAGAACATGATCCCCCTCGTTCCCGGGATCGAGTGTCCCGCTCCGAGCCGCACCCGTCCATGGGGAGGACTGCCCATGGACGGGCACGCCGGGCGCCCCGGCCTACTGGAGCGACTCGAACTTCCGCACCCACGCGGAGCCGACGGGGTTCGCGTCGGCCACCATGATGCTGAAGCGATCCCCGGCGATCTCGGCGACCTCGGTCAGCGCCACGCGCCGCTCGTGCTCGCGGGAATGGTCCAGGCGGCGCACCCCGTCGGCGATGATCGCGGTGAAGGTGTCGGTGCGGCCCAGGAAGGCCACGAACGGCATGTCGAACCGCGAGGCGTAGCGGGCGGAGAGGTCGCGCACCGCCTCGACGTCCTCCTCGCTGAGGTTGTCCAGGGCGAAGGAGCCCACATCCTGGCTGATCGAACCGGCCTGCTCCTCGTCGGCCGTGACCAGGGTGGCCATGTCCGGGTAGGCGCGCACCAGATCGTCCTGCTCGGCGCGCTCAGCGGTGAGCACCGCATCCTCGATCGCGGCCCGCAGCGCGGGGGCGTCCTCGAAGGGCTGGGACTCCCAGGCCCGCTCGAGCGGCCAGGTCGCCCCGTTGAACAGCGACTCGAAGGTGCCCACGAAGGTCTCGCGGTCCATCTCGTTGACCGCGGAGATGTCGATCCGCTCGCCCTCGGCGGTGGTGGCCACGTTCGCGCCCCGCTGGCGGCCGATGTGGAAGAACAGCAGGTTCAGCACGATCGCGGTCATCGCCCCCACGGTCACGCCGGAGGAGACGAACACCTGCGCCCACGAGGGGAACACCTCCGCGATGTCCGGCTTGAAGCTCACCAGCATCGCCAGGCCCAGCGAGGTGCCGACGATGACGGAGTTGCGGTTGTCGGTGAGATCCACCTTCGACAGGGTCTGGATGCCCACCAGCGCGACCGAGGCGAACAGCGCGAGGGAGGCGCCACCGAGCACGGGGGAGGGGATCGCGGCGACCACCGCACCGGCCTTCGGCAGCACGCCGAGCACGATCATCAGCACGCCCGCCCCGGCGACCACCCAGCGGGACTTCACGCGGGTCAGGCGCACCAACCCGATGTTCTGGGCGAAGCAGGTGTAGGGGAAGGAGTTCAGCACGCCGCCCAGCAGGGTCGACAGGCCGTCCGCGCGGATCGCCTCGGAGATGTTCTTCGGCCGGATCCGCTTGCCGACGATCTCACCGGCGGCGAAGACGTCACCGGTGGTCTCCACCATCG comes from Brachybacterium faecium DSM 4810 and encodes:
- a CDS encoding uracil-xanthine permease (PFAM: Permease family; OHCU decarboxylase~TIGRFAM: uracil-xanthine permease; xanthine permease), with protein sequence MTTAAAPAPVPDAAPRRHPVDQVPPPARLTVLSIQHVLAFYAGAVIVPLLIASGLNLTPEQTIHLINADLFTCGIATLIQSVGFWKVGVRLPIIQGVTTTAVSPIIAIGLAATGGEGGAEGLPMIYGSIIVAGLFTFLVAPYFARILRFFPPVVIGTVLTTMGITLLGVSAGDITNYAEGTPATRDILYALGTLGIIVLVQRFFRGFLGTIAVLLGLVIGTIVAVLLGDTSFSGVTEASAFGVTTPFYFGIPTFSLTAIVSMIIVMLITMVETTGDVFAAGEIVGKRIRPKNISEAIRADGLSTLLGGVLNSFPYTCFAQNIGLVRLTRVKSRWVVAGAGVLMIVLGVLPKAGAVVAAIPSPVLGGASLALFASVALVGIQTLSKVDLTDNRNSVIVGTSLGLAMLVSFKPDIAEVFPSWAQVFVSSGVTVGAMTAIVLNLLFFHIGRQRGANVATTAEGERIDISAVNEMDRETFVGTFESLFNGATWPLERAWESQPFEDAPALRAAIEDAVLTAERAEQDDLVRAYPDMATLVTADEEQAGSISQDVGSFALDNLSEEDVEAVRDLSARYASRFDMPFVAFLGRTDTFTAIIADGVRRLDHSREHERRVALTEVAEIAGDRFSIMVADANPVGSAWVRKFESLQ